A stretch of the Taeniopygia guttata chromosome 3, bTaeGut7.mat, whole genome shotgun sequence genome encodes the following:
- the TSNAX gene encoding translin-associated protein X, which yields MSGKEGSGGFRKRKHDNFPHGQRREEKENVNPPSALMTSFKSFQLELDTRHDKYERLVKLSRDITIESKRTIFLLHRFISAPNGEEILRESEVKLDAVRQKIKQVAQELTGEDMYQFHRAISPGLQEYVEAVSFQYFIKTRSLISVEEINKQLIFTAEDREETTNMTSNSHDKQLHTWSLKVTPVDYLLGVADLTGELMRLCIGSVGNGDIDTPFELSQFLRQIYDGFTFIGNTGPYEVSKKLYTLKQSLAKVENACYTLKVRGSEIPKHMLADVFSTKTELIDQEEGLP from the exons atGAGCGGCAAGGAAG GATCAGGTGGGTTCAGAAAACGAAAGCATGATAATTTTCCACATGGtcaaagaagagaagaaaaagagaatgttAATCCACCTTCAGCTTTGATGACATCTTTTAAAT CATTTCAGCTGGAGCTTGACACCAGGCACGATAAATACGAACGGCTCGTGAAGCTCAGTCGGGATATAACGATCGAAAGCAAAAGAACGATATTTCTGCTCCACAGGTTCATCAG TGCTCCCAATGGGGAAGAAATTCTAAGGGAATCTGAAGTCAAGCTAGATGCTGTCCGACAGAAGATCAAGCAGGTTGCACAAGAACTGACTGGAGAAGACATGTATCAGTTCCACAGAGCTATATCTCcag GGCTTCAAGAATATGTTGAGGCAGTTTCGTTTCAGTATTTTATCAAAACACGATCTCTGATCAGTGTTGAAGAGATCAACAAACAACTAATATTTACAGCAGAAGACAGAGAAGAAACAACAAACATG ACCTCCAATTCCCATGATAAACAGCTCCATACGTGGAGCCTGAAGGTAACCCCTGTGGATTACCTGCTGGGAGTGGCTGATCTGACGGGAGAGCTGATGCGGCTGTGCATCGGCAGCGTTGGGAACGGGGACATAGACACACCCTTCGAATTGAGCCAGTTCTTGCGTCAGATTTACGATGGGTTTACTTTCATTGGCAACACGGGACCTTACGAAGTCTCCAAGAAGCTCTATACCTTGAAACAGAGTCTGGCAAAAGTAGAGAATGCCTGCTACACATTAAAGGTACGGGGATCCGAAATCCCAAAGCACATGTTGGCTGATGTGTTCTCCACCAAAACGGAATTGATTGACCAAGAAGAGGGGCTTCCTTAA